From a region of the Vidua macroura isolate BioBank_ID:100142 chromosome 3, ASM2450914v1, whole genome shotgun sequence genome:
- the DLL1 gene encoding delta-like protein 1, whose protein sequence is MGGRFLLTLAVLSVLLSRCQVGSSGVFELKLQEFVNKKGLLSNRNCCRGGGPGAGGLQQCDCKTFFRVCLKHYQASVSPEPPCTYGSAITPVLGANSFSVPDGAGGADPAFSNPIRFPFGFTWPGTFSLIIEALHTDSPDDLTTENPERLISRLATQRHLAVGEEWSQDLHSSGRTDLKYSYRFVCDEHYYGEGCSVFCRPRDDAFGHFTCGERGEKVCNPGWKGQYCTESICLPGCDEQHGFCDKPGECKCRVGWQGRYCDECIRYPGCLHGTCQQPWQCNCQEGWGGLFCNQDLNYCTHHKPCKNGATCTNTGQGSYTCSCRPGYTGSNCETEINECDANPCKNGGSCTDLENSYSCACPPGFYGKNCELSAMTCADGPCFNGGRCTDNPDGGYSCHCPLGYSGFNCEKKIDYCSSSPCANGAQCVDLGNSYICQCQAGFTGRHCDDNVDDCASFPCVNGGTCQDGINDYSCTCPPGYNGKNCSTPVSRCEHNPCHNGATCHERNNRYVCECARGYGGLNCQFLLPEPPQGPVIVDFTEKYTEGQNSQFPWIAVCAGIILVLMLLLGCAAVVVCIRLRVQKRHHQPDACRSETETMNNLANCQREKDISISVIGATQIKNTNKKVDFHSDNSDKNGYKVRYPSVDYNLVHELKNEDSVKEEHSKCEAKCETYDSEAEEKSAVQLKSDTSERKRPDSVYSTSKDTKYQSVYVISEEKDECIIATEV, encoded by the exons ATGGGAGGTCGGTTCCTGCTGACGCTCGCCGTCCTCTCGGTGCTGCTGAGCCGCTGCCAG GTCGGCTCCTCCGGGGTCTTCGAGCTGAAGCTGCAAGAATTTGTCAATAAGAAGGGGCTGCTCAGCAACCGCAATTGCTGccgcgggggcggccccggcgccggcGGGCTCCAGCAGTGCGACTGTAAGACCTTCTTCCGCGTCTGCCTCAAGCACTACCAGGCCAGCGTGTCCCCCGAGCCGCCCTGCACCTACGGCAGCGCCATCACCCCCGTCCTCGGCGCCAACTCCTTCAGCGTCCCCGATGGCGCGGGCGGTGCCGACCCCGCCTTCAGCAATCCCATCCGCTTCCCCTTCGGCTTCACCTGGCCC GGCACCTTCTCGCTCATCATTGAGGCTCTGCATACGGACTCACCTGATGACCTCACCACTG AAAACCCTGAGCGCCTCATCAGCCGCCTGGCCACCCAGAGACACTTGGCAGTGGGTGAAGAGTGGTCCCAGGACCTGCACAGCAGCGGCCGCACTGACCTCAAGTACTCCTATCGCTTCGTGTGCGATGAGCACTACTACGGAGAAGGCTGCTCTGTCTTCTGCCGCCCCCGGGATGATGCCTTTGGTCACTTCACCTGTGGAGAGCGTGGTGAGAAAGTCTGCAACCCGGGCTGGAAAGGCCAGTACTGCACTGAGT CAATTTGTTTGCCTGGATGTGATGAGCAACACGGCTTTTGCGACAAGCCTGGGGAATGCAA ATGCAGAGTGGGCTGGCAGGGGCGATATTGTGATGAGTGCATCCGATACCCAGGCTGTCTTCATGGTACCTGTCAGCAGCCGTGGCAGTGCAACTGCCAGGAAGGCTGGGGTGGCCTTTTCTGCAACCAGG ACCTGAACTACTGCACCCACCACAAGCCCTGCAAGAATGGTGCCACGTGCACTAATACTGGTCAGGGGAGCTACACTTGTTCATGCCGACCTGGATATACAGGCTCCAACTGTGAGACTGAAATCAATGAATGCGACGCCAACCCTTGCAAGAATGGTGGAAGCTGCACT GATCTCGAGAACAGCTATTCCTGTGCCTGCCCCCCAGGCTTCTATGGGAAGAACTGTGAGCTGAGTGCGATGACTTGTGCAGACGGACCATGCTTCAATGGTGGGCGCTGCACTGACAACCCTGACGGGGGCTACAGCTGCCACTGCCCACTGGGTTATTCTGGGTTcaactgtgaaaagaaaattgattaCTGCAGTTCCAGCCCTTGTGCTAATG GAGCCCAGTGTGTTGATCTGGGGAACTCCTATAtctgccagtgccaggctggcttCACTGGGAGGCACTGCGATGACAACGTGGACGACTGTGCCTCCTTCCCCTGTGTCAACGGAGGGACCTGCCAGGATGGCATCAATGACTATTCCTGCACCTGCCCCCCAGGATACAACGGGAAGAACTGCAGCACCCCGGTGAGCAGATGCGAACACAACCCTTGCCACAATGGGGCCACCTGCCATGAAAGAAACAACCGCTATGTCTGTGAGTGTGCCCGGGGCTACGGCGGGCTCAACTGCCAGTTTCTGCTCCCTGAGCCACCTCAGGGACCCGTCATCGTTGACTTCACTGAAAAGTACACAGAAGGCCAGAACTCCCAGTTCCCCTGGATTGCCGTCTGTGCTGGGATTATTCTGGTCctcatgctgctgctgggatgtgctgctgtgGTTGTCTGCATCAGGCTCAGAGTGCAGAAGAGGCACCACCAGCCCGATGCCTGCAGAAGTGAGACTGAGACTATGAATAACCTGGCAAACTGCCAGCGCGAAAAGGACATTTCCATAAGTGTCATTGGTGCCACTcagattaaaaatacaaataagaaAGTAGACTTTCACAGCGATAACTCTGATAAAAATGGCTACAAAGTCAGATACCCATCAGTGGATTACAATCTGGTGCATGAACTCAAGAATGAGGACTCAGTTAAGGAGGAGCACAGCAAATGTGAAGCCAAGTGTGAAACGTATGATTcagaggcagaagagaaaaGTGCAGTACAACTAAAGAG TGATACTTCTGAAAGAAAGCGACCAGATTCAGTGTATTCCACTTCAAAGGACACAAAGTACCAGTCGGTGTATGTCATATCAGAAGAGAAAGATGAGTGCATCATAGCAACTGAG GTGTAA